Genomic segment of Thermoplasmata archaeon:
GAGTTCCTGCCTTTTCTTCTCAAGATATTTCTCTGCCCCTTTAAACATCTCAAAATCTTTTTCTGTGGCTAATCTGTAGCCTTTTCCTCCCTCCTCAGCATCTGTAAATACTACAACAACCATTCTCTGCCCAGCCTTTCCTTCTATGAATAACCTTCTGGTAGTTTTGTCGTCAATGGTTGTGCCACATGCTGGACAACGCACTTTTGCCCTCGAAACCGTGCCATTCGCTGGTTCAAAATTCTCTGGCCATGGTTTATAACCCTGCACATCTTTTCCCACAATTTCAAACTCCACATCGTTCCCTGCACCTCTCACAACAGGATGGAGTGCAATCATTCTCTTTGGCTTTTTAGCAAGCCAGAACTGTCTCATGAGTGGAATCATAATCCCACACGATGGATTCTGGCATGGAACTGTCCGGGCCCAGATATAACCTACTGGGATTTCATTCTCATGGATGCCCTTGTAAAATCCTCCAAGTTCTTTTTCCGCCTCTTCCTTAACCCAATTTCCCCATTTCTCAACAGCCTCAAGAAGTCTGTTTTTTGCCTTGCCCCCAGGAGTTTTCAAATCTCCCCAACTCTTTTCTTCACTTTCCGTGCTTCCAAACCTTTGTGGAAATTCCAATGTTGCTTTCTCGATAAGCACCGCAACTGGATTGTAGTCGTTTGCATAGGTTTCACAACCGAGTCGCAAGGCCTCCAGTGGAAAAGAACCCCCTCCTGCAAATGGGTCTATTACTCTGGGTGGCCTATTCCCATTCGCCTCTAAAATCTCTTTTCTTGCTTTCTCAATTAATCTGGCATTGTT
This window contains:
- a CDS encoding DUF1156 domain-containing protein; amino-acid sequence: MKKRRFIEDSFPVKAVSEISANEKNIRHGHISTLHIWWARRPLAASRATVYAALVPTYRDRLDWDNKMKFIVDLSKWENSNNARLIEKARKEILEANGNRPPRVIDPFAGGGSFPLEALRLGCETYANDYNPVAVLIEKATLEFPQRFGSTESEEKSWGDLKTPGGKAKNRLLEAVEKWGNWVKEEAEKELGGFYKGIHENEIPVGYIWARTVPCQNPSCGIMIPLMRQFWLAKKPKRMIALHPVVRGAGNDVEFEIVGKDVQGYKPWPENFEPANGTVSRAKVRCPACGTTIDDKTTRRLFIEGKAGQRMVVVVFTDAEEGGKGYRLATEKDFEMFKGAEKYLEKKRQELKDKWGIDPVPDEPTPEGKGSGAERAFSVRKYGLNTWGDLFNSRQKLALITFVEKVRQAHEKMLAEGMEEDFAKAVICYLGFVVSRIPDANSVICHWDGGWEKTATTFARQALPMNWDYIEANVVGEKGYNFKNILDTILLVLEKISDASSFVPTIPQSPDTSLSEEEENGGDEE